From the genome of Deferribacteraceae bacterium V6Fe1:
GCGCAAGAGACATAATTTGGTTGCCAAGGCATATCCCAAAAGTAGGGACGTTGCTTTCAATGGCTTGTCTGGCTATTTCTATTCCGCTTTTTATCGGCTCAGGGTCTCCTGGGCCATTTGAAAGAAATATTCCGTCCGGATTTAGCGCTTTTATTTGAGAAAATGTGTAAGTATAAGGCACAACAGTGACTTTACATCCGTTATCTGCAAAATATCTCAAGATATTTCGTTTGACTCCGAAATCAACGGCAACAATGTGAAAATCGAGATTGTCATATTGTTTATAGCCGTTTTCCAAATCCCACGTCCCTTCCGTCCACTCATAAGGTGATTTACAGCTGACATATTGAACAAGGTCTTTGCCAACTATAGATTCAATATTTTTTGCCTTTTCCTTTAACTCGTCTATATTGTCAGTCACTGTTGAAATTATGGCATTCATTGAGCCTTTTTCACGTATATGTCTAACAAGCTTTCTGGTGTCAATTTTTTCTATTCCGATAATGTTATGTTTTTTTAGAAAATCTCCAAGACTTGTTGTGGCGCGGTAGTTTGAATAAACAGTGCTATATTCTTTTATGATAAATGCAGATACATAAGGTTTTATGGATTCAAAATCTTCTTCATTAATACCGTAATTTCCAATGAGCGGATAAGTCATTGTGACCATTTGTCCATAATAAGAGGGGTCGGTCAATATTTCCTGATACCCTGTGATTGAAGTGTTGAAAACAACCTCGCCGGTTACTTCCCCTTGTGCACCGAAACTTATACCTTTAAAAACCGTGCCATCTTCCAAGACAAGAAATGCATTAGCCATTTTGACTCCTTTAATTTTTATCAGAATATTAAGGATTTTTAAGATTTTTTCAAGTTAGAAAAAGAGTTCAAATTTAAAAATTCTGTCATTTCTATAAATTGTAAAAATATTTTTATCAAATATGTTGTTTATGATAATTTCATTTATGTCAGAAACCTTTTTGATTTCAATATCATTTATGGCAAGCAGGATATCCCCTTTTTTAAGATATGCCGGTATGGAGCTGTCTGTAACTTTTACGTAATCCCCACTTTGTTTAAATTTGATGCCAAAAAAGTCACTTAAAATTTTTAATCCATAATTTTCAGGCATTGTGTCTGTCTTTATTTTACCTTTTAAAAATTTATCCCCTCTCTTTGCTATTATTTCAAAGGAATTGCCCGGAGGATAGCTTTTAAAAATATATTTAAGGGCTGATTTTGTGGCTACCGGGATGTTGTTTAGCTTATAGATTATATCCCCCTTTCTTAGCCCTATCTTTTCTGCAGAGCTCCCCTTATCCACCTTTTCCACGCTAAGTCCGTCTTTCGTTTCTTCAATTATCATCCCTGTGTAAGTTGGTCTGATTTTACCGTATTTTGTTATTTCTTCTGTAACTCTTTTTAAGATATCTATAGGTATTGAAAAGCCTATGCCCTGGGCTTCTTTGTAAATAGCAGAATTTATTCCGATAAC
Proteins encoded in this window:
- the carA gene encoding glutamine-hydrolyzing carbamoyl-phosphate synthase small subunit yields the protein MANAFLVLEDGTVFKGISFGAQGEVTGEVVFNTSITGYQEILTDPSYYGQMVTMTYPLIGNYGINEEDFESIKPYVSAFIIKEYSTVYSNYRATTSLGDFLKKHNIIGIEKIDTRKLVRHIREKGSMNAIISTVTDNIDELKEKAKNIESIVGKDLVQYVSCKSPYEWTEGTWDLENGYKQYDNLDFHIVAVDFGVKRNILRYFADNGCKVTVVPYTYTFSQIKALNPDGIFLSNGPGDPEPIKSGIEIARQAIESNVPTFGICLGNQIMSLALGGKTYKLKFGHHGGNQPVMDLKTKKVEITAQNHCFAVDVESIKDKVEVSHINLNDKTVEGIEVKDKPAFAVQYHPENGPGPHDAAYLFERFVELIKSHK
- a CDS encoding trypsin-like peptidase domain-containing protein translates to MLNKIVKSILIILLAANFAFCSHRETEVVKAVKLIKNSVINIRTERIVQRDFNPFFDDPFFGEFFGFKKTYKTESIGSGFFIDTDGTAVTNYHVIKSASKIYAVAGDEIQYEAELIGGDEDLDIAIIKVKNIKNVTPVTLGTSSDIMLGETVIAMGNPYGLESSVSTGVVSNTNRILNINNSFSTFIQIDAPINPGNSGGPLVNLDGEVIGINSAIYKEAQGIGFSIPIDILKRVTEEITKYGKIRPTYTGMIIEETKDGLSVEKVDKGSSAEKIGLRKGDIIYKLNNIPVATKSALKYIFKSYPPGNSFEIIAKRGDKFLKGKIKTDTMPENYGLKILSDFFGIKFKQSGDYVKVTDSSIPAYLKKGDILLAINDIEIKKVSDINEIIINNIFDKNIFTIYRNDRIFKFELFF